A genomic segment from Polyangium mundeleinium encodes:
- a CDS encoding protein kinase domain-containing protein gives MLSASPITRADVPAPSAVEAHAHAYQGTWEYRWGDSPRDPMNAFVWATPAVNDGWRALPPQATPEGRNGARFLWMRTRLVGHVEREPVLYLRGVDQIVEAYLDGALVYRFGAFEGDGALRFQGYKPHFLPLGSNFAGKTLTLRIHSDHVNIGPYGDSLIGPRADLALDAVRADLPALAMGILLVSAGLFVLGLFLSERRDKSNLAYGLLALALGIYLPAAAPIRGLLVDAPLLWVHVEFASLYLTPIFFAAYFEHVFGPDRFRLLRGLQWVHAAYFLGSALLVALGLVPVLRTLLPFQILLLVTILLMTSRAVLHATRGNLDARIFTGGFLLAAAAASHDVLKAIGLVPRDHVSLGHVGMFAFTLSLGIILARRFVEVHERMGRYSRVLELSLASAQVLDRGGQARVALDEIIRLLGARAALLFVTHEGGAVAGAELEVAAGREAGGVEIPLASVIAGFASNLDDLVEQVRLRREARVWKRIEDTRRSAMAAPLVVRDELLGVLYLETDESRRHFDDADLSLLNALGEKLSINIVSTRAVRAELESSLHQKRIAEQAVLLEAAARLASGDIKTPIPVDEKSEFADLARGLDQMRRDVQAKIRTIETKKAEVEVLNEELRRKIQQHTTSLLSSLRTDVDVDEDELVTATPSFEVGALIAERYRVIEELGQGAMGVVYEVERVRDARSFAMKVLTSRSDKLAMARFVREAQILSRLDHPNLASIADVDVTPEGLLYLVMELCKGKPLHRCKERYRDVTWSCSVLRQMAAGLAAVHAQGVIHRDLKPGNVMVAEDAEGHAQVKLVDFGISTLTGEVQERPPLSERPRELDSPPSTRRSIAPPPQEVTRTGILVGTPTYMGPELAQGSRHWKAHSDVFSLGVIAYEILTGKRPFNVPPIFVGMQGQTLPRPTGLRRVEGLQGGLALLFERCMDPDPAARPTAQEVADSLGKYGYR, from the coding sequence ATGCTCTCGGCCTCGCCGATCACGCGCGCGGACGTGCCTGCTCCTTCTGCCGTCGAGGCGCACGCCCACGCGTATCAGGGCACGTGGGAGTACCGCTGGGGCGACTCGCCGCGCGACCCCATGAACGCGTTCGTCTGGGCCACGCCCGCGGTGAACGACGGATGGCGCGCCTTGCCCCCGCAGGCCACGCCCGAGGGCCGGAACGGCGCGCGTTTCCTCTGGATGCGCACGCGCCTCGTCGGCCACGTCGAGCGCGAGCCCGTCCTCTACCTCCGCGGCGTCGATCAGATCGTCGAGGCGTACCTCGACGGCGCCCTCGTCTACCGGTTCGGCGCGTTCGAGGGCGACGGCGCGCTCCGCTTCCAGGGCTACAAGCCGCACTTCCTCCCGCTCGGATCGAACTTTGCGGGCAAGACCCTCACGCTCCGCATCCACTCCGATCACGTCAACATCGGGCCCTACGGCGACTCGTTGATCGGCCCGCGCGCCGACCTCGCCCTCGACGCCGTCCGCGCCGACCTCCCCGCGCTCGCGATGGGCATCCTCCTCGTGTCGGCGGGCCTCTTCGTCCTCGGCCTTTTCCTCTCCGAGCGCCGCGACAAGTCGAACCTCGCCTACGGCCTGCTCGCGCTCGCGCTCGGGATCTACCTCCCCGCGGCCGCGCCCATCCGCGGCCTCCTCGTCGACGCGCCGCTGCTCTGGGTCCACGTCGAGTTCGCGAGCCTCTACCTCACGCCGATCTTCTTCGCCGCGTACTTCGAGCACGTCTTCGGCCCCGACCGCTTCCGCCTGCTCCGCGGCCTGCAGTGGGTGCACGCCGCGTACTTCCTCGGCTCGGCCCTCCTTGTCGCGCTCGGGCTCGTCCCGGTGCTGCGCACGCTCCTGCCCTTTCAGATCCTCCTCCTCGTCACGATCCTTCTCATGACCTCCCGCGCGGTCCTCCACGCGACGCGCGGCAACCTCGACGCGCGCATCTTCACGGGTGGGTTCCTCCTGGCCGCTGCTGCGGCCTCGCATGACGTGCTCAAGGCGATCGGCCTCGTCCCGCGCGACCACGTCTCGCTCGGCCACGTCGGCATGTTTGCCTTCACCCTCTCGCTCGGCATCATCCTCGCGCGCCGCTTCGTCGAGGTGCACGAGCGCATGGGCCGCTACTCGCGGGTCCTCGAGCTCAGCCTCGCCTCGGCGCAGGTCCTCGATCGCGGCGGCCAGGCCCGCGTCGCGCTCGACGAGATCATCCGCCTCCTCGGCGCGCGCGCGGCTCTCCTCTTCGTCACCCACGAGGGGGGCGCGGTCGCGGGGGCCGAGCTCGAAGTTGCCGCGGGCCGCGAGGCCGGTGGCGTCGAGATCCCGCTCGCCTCGGTCATCGCCGGGTTTGCCTCGAACCTCGACGACCTCGTCGAACAGGTCCGCCTGCGCCGCGAGGCGCGCGTGTGGAAGCGCATCGAGGACACGCGCCGCAGCGCCATGGCCGCGCCGCTCGTCGTGCGGGACGAGCTCCTCGGCGTCCTCTACCTCGAAACCGACGAGTCACGCCGGCACTTCGACGACGCCGACCTCTCGCTCCTCAACGCCCTCGGCGAGAAGCTCTCCATCAACATCGTCTCCACGCGTGCCGTCCGCGCCGAGCTGGAAAGCTCGCTCCACCAGAAGCGCATCGCCGAGCAGGCGGTGCTGCTCGAAGCCGCCGCGCGCCTCGCGTCGGGCGACATCAAGACCCCGATCCCCGTCGACGAGAAGAGCGAGTTCGCGGACCTCGCGCGGGGCCTCGACCAGATGCGCCGCGACGTGCAGGCCAAGATCCGCACGATCGAAACCAAGAAGGCCGAGGTCGAGGTCCTGAACGAGGAGCTCCGCCGCAAGATCCAGCAGCACACGACGAGCCTCCTCTCCTCGCTCCGCACCGACGTCGACGTCGACGAGGACGAGCTCGTCACCGCCACGCCGAGCTTCGAGGTCGGCGCCCTCATCGCCGAGCGGTACCGCGTCATCGAGGAGCTCGGCCAGGGCGCGATGGGCGTCGTCTACGAGGTCGAGCGTGTCCGCGACGCGCGCAGCTTTGCCATGAAGGTCCTCACGAGCCGCAGCGACAAGCTCGCGATGGCGCGCTTCGTGCGCGAGGCGCAGATCCTCTCCCGCCTCGACCACCCGAACCTCGCCTCGATCGCCGACGTCGACGTCACCCCCGAGGGCCTGCTCTACCTCGTCATGGAGCTCTGCAAGGGCAAGCCGCTCCATCGCTGCAAAGAGCGCTACCGCGACGTCACCTGGTCCTGCTCGGTGCTCCGCCAGATGGCCGCGGGCCTCGCCGCCGTGCACGCGCAGGGCGTCATCCACCGCGACCTCAAGCCGGGCAACGTCATGGTCGCCGAGGACGCCGAGGGGCATGCGCAGGTCAAGCTCGTCGACTTCGGCATCTCCACGCTCACGGGGGAGGTCCAGGAGCGCCCGCCCCTCTCCGAGCGGCCTCGCGAGCTCGATTCGCCGCCCTCCACACGCCGCAGCATCGCGCCGCCGCCGCAGGAGGTCACGCGCACGGGCATCCTCGTCGGCACCCCGACCTACATGGGCCCGGAGCTCGCACAGGGCTCACGCCACTGGAAGGCGCACTCCGACGTCTTCAGCCTCGGCGTCATCGCCTACGAGATCCTCACGGGCAAGCGCCCCTTCAACGTCCCGCCGATCTTCGTCGGCATGCAGGGCCAAACCCTCCCGCGGCCTACGGGCCTGCGCCGCGTCGAGGGCCTCCAGGGCGGCCTCGCGCTCCTCTTCGAGCGCTGCATGGATCCCGACCCCGCCGCGCGCCCCACGGCCCAGGAGGTCGCGGATTCGCTCGGCAAGTACGGGTATCGCTGA
- the hutH gene encoding histidine ammonia-lyase has protein sequence MHTLSPLLVGRPITLADLEDVSRRGRPVALCPEARARIVASRRAVDAIAEAGDAAPAVYGINTGFGALAETRIAERDVIALQKNLVRSHATGVGPDLGEPEIRAMMVLRAQVVALGYSGVRAEVVDLLLAMLNARIAPRIPSQGSVGASGDLAPLAHLALTLMGEGEASFRGERMTSAEALARAELRPVVLAAKEGLALINGTQYMAAVGALAVRDALALCTIADVAGAMSLEANKGSKRPFDERLMAVRPHPGQAACAANLRGMLDDSEIMQSHADCPRVQDAYSLRCMPQVHGASRDALGWAADVLTREINSVTDNPTIFLRDDGGADLLSGGNFHGQPLALALDLAAMAAAELANISERRVEQLVNPALSSGLTPFLAPQSGLHSGFMIAQVASASLVSENKVLCHPASVDSIPSSAGREDHVSMGSVSARKLAQVIENVRTSLAIEILTAAQGIDQRRPLRSSAAVERAHAAVRVVSPTLDEDRPLYRDIAAVRDIVLSGALRRAVEEVTGSLR, from the coding sequence GTGCACACCCTTTCGCCTCTTCTCGTTGGGCGCCCGATCACCCTCGCCGATCTCGAGGACGTGAGCCGTCGCGGCCGCCCCGTCGCCCTCTGTCCCGAGGCCCGCGCCCGCATCGTCGCCTCGCGCCGCGCCGTCGACGCCATCGCCGAGGCCGGCGACGCCGCGCCCGCGGTTTACGGCATCAACACCGGCTTCGGCGCGCTCGCCGAGACGCGCATCGCCGAGCGCGACGTCATCGCCTTGCAGAAAAACCTCGTGCGCAGCCACGCGACCGGCGTCGGCCCGGATCTCGGCGAGCCCGAGATCCGCGCCATGATGGTCCTTCGCGCGCAGGTCGTCGCGCTCGGTTATTCCGGCGTGCGCGCCGAGGTCGTCGATCTGCTCCTCGCCATGCTCAACGCGCGCATCGCGCCGCGCATCCCCTCGCAAGGATCCGTCGGCGCCTCGGGCGACCTCGCGCCGCTCGCGCACCTCGCGCTCACGCTCATGGGCGAAGGCGAGGCCTCCTTCCGCGGCGAACGCATGACGAGCGCCGAGGCCCTCGCGCGCGCCGAGCTTCGCCCTGTGGTCCTCGCGGCGAAGGAGGGCCTCGCGCTCATCAACGGCACGCAGTACATGGCTGCCGTCGGCGCGCTCGCCGTGCGCGACGCGCTCGCCCTCTGCACGATCGCCGACGTCGCCGGCGCGATGAGCCTCGAAGCGAACAAGGGCTCGAAGCGCCCCTTCGACGAGCGCCTCATGGCCGTCCGCCCGCACCCGGGCCAGGCCGCTTGCGCCGCGAACCTCCGCGGGATGCTCGACGACAGCGAGATCATGCAGAGCCACGCGGACTGCCCGCGCGTGCAGGACGCCTACTCGCTCCGCTGCATGCCGCAGGTCCACGGCGCCTCGCGTGACGCCCTCGGCTGGGCCGCCGACGTCCTCACGCGCGAGATCAACAGCGTCACCGACAACCCCACCATCTTCCTCCGCGACGACGGCGGCGCCGATCTCCTCTCGGGCGGCAATTTCCACGGCCAGCCGCTCGCGCTCGCGCTCGACCTCGCGGCCATGGCTGCGGCCGAGCTCGCGAACATCAGCGAGCGCCGCGTCGAGCAGCTCGTCAACCCTGCGCTCTCGAGCGGCCTCACCCCGTTCCTCGCGCCGCAGAGCGGCCTGCACTCCGGCTTCATGATCGCCCAGGTCGCGAGCGCCTCGCTCGTCAGCGAGAACAAGGTCCTCTGCCACCCCGCCAGCGTCGACTCGATCCCTTCGAGCGCCGGCCGCGAAGATCACGTCAGCATGGGCAGCGTCAGCGCCCGCAAGCTCGCGCAGGTCATCGAGAACGTCCGCACCTCGCTCGCGATCGAGATCCTCACGGCCGCCCAGGGCATCGATCAGCGCCGCCCCCTCCGCTCCTCGGCCGCCGTCGAGCGGGCGCACGCGGCCGTCCGCGTCGTCTCCCCCACGCTCGACGAGGACCGCCCGCTCTATCGCGACATTGCCGCCGTCCGCGACATCGTCCTTTCGGGCGCCCTCCGCCGCGCGGTGGAAGAGGTCACCGGGTCCCTCCGGTAA